AAATGGATAAGCAGAACGGTGATGCTAACGGCGATGTTACACTTGGGGATGTCACAGTGGGAGACATGACGGCTGGCGATATTACTATGGGAGACGTTACAATGGATGAtgccgagatcgaagatCAGACAGTTCTTcacgacgacgaagacgtAGACGATGCCGATAGAACAGAGGTCATGGGAGATTCAGACGTGGATTAGGAGTctaccagaagaagaggaacaagaagaagaagcagaagacgGCGTGTGTAACTCTACTTGGAAGGCATAAAGGAATGTTTAGCGATTCACAGAAGCTATCGCGGCgggattgggattgggattggaGTTGGTTTTCTTTACTATTTCTCCCCCAGTTTTAAGGTGTAATTGTACGGCGTTGAAAGAACCACGCATGCACAGAGGTTGCGGTGAGGAACAATGGGGAAAAGCAATGCTATTTTCCTTAATGGTTTGCAAAGATAGCCAATAGATTTATATATTTGACCAGGCTGGAGATATTTGGAATCGCGAATACAAATACGAGAACGAAGCTATGAGCTGGCAGACGGATTTCACATGGCTAGAAATTTGCGGTCGGAAACGCGATGCGGAACGGTCAAGACGTTGATGGGCTAATCCCGGGGCCGGGCGGCTCCAGGGTCCAACTCAGAACGGCTTATTAAGTTAATTTCCGGGGCTCAACAGAAATTGTGAACTAATAGCCCCCTTCGTCGCGCGATTGAAATTGCGACGACTTGTTCCTTTCAACTTGTTCAACTTGGTCGGTCAACacaatggcaaagaacaagtcaaagtcaaagtcctcTGCGACCTCCGCGTCGCAGGGCAGCggcctcaacaagctcctcctggtTCTCGGTCTCCTCACAGCTCTCCTGAGCTCTGTCGTCTACTTTGTCGAGCAGAACCTGAACCAGTTCTACATCTTCGACCTCGATCACCTCGACGATCTCTCTAAGCGAGCCATCGCTAAGCACGGAGAGGACACCCGATCGGTTGTGCAGTACATCGTCACGgagctcaacgagaaggTTCCCGAgcacatcaacctcaaggagGAATGGGTCTTTAACAACGCTGGTGGTGCTATGGGTGCCATGTACATCATCCACGCCAGCGTTACCGAGTACCTCATCATATTTGGTATGTTTGTCTGTTGCAATTGCATATCAGTCGCTAACATTCTGTCAACCAGGCACTGCCATTGGTACTGAGGGCCACACGGGTCGCCACACCGCCGACGACTACTTCCACATCCTTTCTGGAACTCAGCTGGCTTACGTCCCTGGCGAGTACAAGGCTGAGGTGTACCCCGCCGGCAGCATCCACCACCTTCGCCGCGGCGATGTCAAGCAGTACAAGATGCCCGAGGGCTGCTTTGCGCTCGAGTACGCTCGCGGCTGGATCCCTCCcatgctcttctttggctttgccgACGGCCTTTCCAGCACCCTCGACTTCCCTACACTCTGGGATACCACCCGCATCACTGGTCGCGAGATGATCAACAACTTGCTCAAGGGCAAGCTGTAGGGAAATGCTTAGGTCTTGTGGAAATGGAATGACCTTCAGATCGTAGGGGATTGTGTGTTTACCAATCCGGGAGCTTAAAAGAAATGCAATAGGCTTGGATATTCAAAAAGGGCTTTTGTCGTGGCTGTATCATTAGACTTTTCTACTTGGAAAGATACCAGCTAGAGTGGATTCATGTTAGGATCCTAAAGTTGTTTCaagcatccttctcgatTATGCGACCCACAGTGCTGTGCAAGTGTTCTGCATGATGTCTGCAAAACTCATCTTTCATTCTGGATCATATCTGATAATGACATCAATGTACGATCAGACATACCCTTGAAATAGAAGCTTTCATCAGCAAATGGTAGGACGAGAAGACTGACTGGCTGCGGCTTGGCCTTCCTGAAAATGCTTTGATGTCCTATAGATGGTTGGGAAGAAGACCTTCGCGATGTTCAGAGTCTCAAGTCATTGAATGGTTTGCTGGATTCCTGGAGCCATGTCTATGCGTAAAATAAGATTGTCGACTGTGTTGCCCAGGCTCGCCTATTGTTTGGTACTATCGAAAGAAGTTACCCGTTTTGAGTAGAGTGTCGGCTTCTTTGTCAACTGGTATCTCACCATGAACAGTTGTATGTCCATTGAAGGCTTACCAACAAATTGGTGTAGCCTGGTGGCTCACTATTCGTTGTTGTATTTCTGTCTGGATGGAtcgactcttcttcttcttcgttgtTCATCATATCAAGTCGCTGTCTGGGTCGTCGAAAGAGCTAGTCGATGAATACCCCCATCAAGTCATAGTGTCATCCCCAGGAAAAATAGTCTGTGTCGACAGATCTTTCGATGCAAGAAGCGATCACTGGGACTCATTGCCAGTATTTTGACAACATGTTGGCTCTGTGCCGATTCCTGGACGTACACGTGATCTATATCTCACCTTGTATTGGCCTGGTATTGCAGCTGACGAAGAGCCTTCTGGTTGACTCCATGACTCCGGGGCTTGCTGTTCGGTAATGCGAATTTTGTTATTGCAGTACTTTCTGCTTGTCCCTAGGTCTGAACGTGACGATGGCATTATGACTATATCTAACGCCAGGCTTGTCGGTTACCAccgaaaaagaagaggaacagaAAACGCCTTACAGCGAGACTCTGGCACAGTGATCATGGacttgatgaagaacgaCATGTCGatttataattataaaaaCGCAGGATCCCTGGAGAAATGTTGACAGTCTTCGAAGCATAGAGTATTATGTAAATCAGACCTCTTTGCAAACAAACAGCTCGAGAAAACAGTAGGCAATCACCGTGTGCTAGAAGCTTGAAACCACTGAGTTCACAGGATCATTATTCAAGCGCATACCAGGACTATACAAAAGAGATGCACTATCTAGTGGACTCACTTCCGACTACCGAACCTGGCATTATGCGGATGTTTGGGACTCTTGGTATTTGCCTTAATTCAAGGTTGATGTACCTGCAACGAAGCTGCTGCCAGAGCCAACAGCTTTTGGGCTACAGCATCACCAGGCTGCTGATGGGTCAATTATCCGATGATATCCGCTTTATGATGATTTCTATGTCACAACTGCCATATTAAGCAAATTACATTTGATAAACAAAGATCTACTCCGGTCTGTCTCTCTGATCATGTTGTTAGAAGCGGCGACTTGGCAATCCGACAGTTCTGTATGGGTGGTTTTACTGATCCTGTCCAATCGAATTGCTGCAAATCATTGCTCGTTGAAAGAAGCTTAAATTAAGCTGCATCCAAGGATTACTGTAGTGCGGGGCGATTGGGCGGGAATAGGAAGGTGGCAGTCTACAGAACAGACGgcagagctggagatggtctCGTGTGGTGGTCTGCTAGGTAATTAATACGGTAGGTAGGTGTTTTTGGTGACAGGCAAGAAATGATATTGTACATGTCAAGGGATATCTTGATTCATCGATACTGACCTAGGTACGTTGGCCGTTCAAACCCTCGAGGAAGATTCTGTCCACCTGGTAGCatgaagtcaagaagaaccatCGGCTCGTGCTATGTAAATCGTTGGGTATAAGGGTTGCAAGCTATACCCTGGAGTAATTTTCGTATCCCATTGGTACGAACCCTTATCATGGCCGACCAGGCAACCTTAAACCGACTGCAACACGGAAATCCAATGCCATCCCTTACTTATCTACTCCCCATTTATCATGCCCAGACTTACAAAAGTCCTTAACGTTCCATGGATCTTCTTATGCCAAGATTCAGCAACAACCACCAGCACCTAGCACCCGTAGCACCCCCAGTGTCTGTCTTGGCATCCTCGTTATCACGGGACGGCTGTAGACTGGCTAATCAGGAACGTTTTGACTGCTTCAGATGCATACTGAGTTTAGCTCCGTAACCTTTGTGTCGCATTGTCGGAGTCATATCCTAACTTGGATCCCACAGATAAGGACCATACGGTTTGCCAAGTCGAAGGCATCAATACCTCGACACTCTGGTCCTTATCAAAGGAAGACCCTACAACCAGATGTGAAGGTCGCACAGCTCTTTGTGATTTTACTGATGCAATATCGCAACTGTAGAGCTTCAAAATGTTAGCCTatgtacatacctaggtGGCGTCCTCAAGTCTTATACAAACCATATCGCCCAGATGCAGAAATAAATTTCCCGAACATTGGCTAACATTGGCAAGCTAAAGGACGCTACCAAGAActtttttgtctttgccaagtaAATGTGAGACTAGTATACTGCAAAAGTTCAACCTCATCCTAACATGGAGCGTTTAGATTGTACATACAGTGGTACATGATGCCCTACCAACAGTATGCCCATCGCTTCCTTGATGGCCGTAAAATCCTGTCTCGACTATCAAACAAGCTGCATGAGATATCTTGgcaggatgagaaggaatcCACCCTTGTCGTGAGGCTCCTGGTATCAAGCCTTTTCTAGTAGGTGGCAATTacgaccttcttctttcacTCCATCCTTGCAGTCGATACGTCCTCCTGACGTTCAATATGCATATCTCGCGTCTTCTCGTCAGATCTGGcgtcttggctttgtccAACTGCATCCCTCTGGCTTCTTATTCGATGCCGATCGTACTCGGTGCTATCCGGTGTACAAGGTCCATTATGGTAGCATTGTCCGACACTCCGAAATATATAAAAGGTCTCTCCCCGTAACGAAGTTCTCTGGCTGTTATCTGGCAGAGTGGTGTTGTATCGACCTCTATCTTGTCTCATTCTTGCGGCCCCAAAGATCCGCACACACACGACCATGGCTCCTGCAGGAGATAGTCTCGCTGAGCCCATAACGGTGGCCGGTCTCCGAGCTGAAGTCCTTGACGAGAAACGAGCTTCTATCTCTGCCGAGAAGAGAGCCTCTATCGCCACCGACCCTCGTCCAGCCACTGCAGATGCGGGAGCTGTTGGCCCCGCTGGTGGTGTCACACCAGATGGTCAGTTCCCAACTGCTGAGGAACTAGACACTTTGCGCCGAGTCCCGAACAAGATTCCCATAAAGCTGTTCAGTATCGCATTTATTGAGTTGTGCGAGCGCTTCTCTTATTATGGTTCGACAGTTGTTTGTAAGTCTTAACTCAGCATCGGCAACATAAGTTCAGTCGTGTTAACTCAAAAAGTCACCAACTTCATTCAGCAGAAGCTCCCCGAAGGCTCGACCACGGGTGCTGACCCTGAACAGCCTGGCGCTCTCGGTATGGGTCAGCGCGCCTCGACCGGAATTACCACGTTCAACCAGTTCTGGCAATACTTTATGCCCCTTCTCGGTGCCTATATTGCTGACCAGTACTGGGGCCGTTATAAGACCATTAGCTGGGCTCTCGGAATAGACATTATTGGCcacatcatcttgatcataTCCGCAATCCCCCCTGTGATCGGTAACCAAGGTGGTGCCCTTGGTGCCATGATCGTTGCTATCATAGTTATCGGGTTTGGTACTGGCGGTTTCAAACCTAACGTCAATCCTCTTATTGTTGAACAGCTCGGCGAGCAGTATATGCATGTGAAGACTCTCAATTCTGGCGAGCGCGTCATTGTCGACCCTGCTGTGACAATCGAAAGGGTGTATCTGTGAGTATTCCCAACACAACAAACACTTCAAAACTAACACAAACAAGTTGGTTTTATTTCTGTATAAATGTTGGGGCTTTGGTAGGACAGGTAACTGTGAGTATCCTACGTTCTTTATCCCGAAAGTGAGATCATTGAagcgtggtgttgaggtgtggtgttgagacttggtgttgaagttcaagatctcgcATATCACGACTGATGCTAACGCACGGCGCAGATGGTA
This region of Fusarium verticillioides 7600 chromosome 3, whole genome shotgun sequence genomic DNA includes:
- a CDS encoding C-8 sterol isomerase, which produces MAKNKSKSKSSATSASQGSGLNKLLLVLGLLTALLSSVVYFVEQNLNQFYIFDLDHLDDLSKRAIAKHGEDTRSVVQYIVTELNEKVPEHINLKEEWVFNNAGGAMGAMYIIHASVTEYLIIFGTAIGTEGHTGRHTADDYFHILSGTQLAYVPGEYKAEVYPAGSIHHLRRGDVKQYKMPEGCFALEYARGWIPPMLFFGFADGLSSTLDFPTLWDTTRITGREMINNLLKGKL